In a single window of the Nicotiana tomentosiformis chromosome 8, ASM39032v3, whole genome shotgun sequence genome:
- the LOC104115697 gene encoding glutamyl-tRNA(Gln) amidotransferase subunit A, chloroplastic/mitochondrial-like: MYAGDIMTVNVNLTGLPALVLPCGFVDSSSAALPVGIQMIGAAFEVEKLFKVGHIFEQTLQGCSFIPPIVADELAC; the protein is encoded by the exons ATGTATGCTGGTGATATCATGACT GTCAATGTCAACTTGACTGGTCTTCCAGCATTAGTTCTCCCGTGTGGATTTGTTGATAGCAGCTCTGCGGCCCTTCCTGTTGGTATTCAGATGATTGGTGCTGCATTTGAAGTG GAGAAATTGTTTAAAGTAGGCCATATCTTTGAGCAGACACTGCAAGGCTGCTCTTTTATTCCTCCTATAGTAGCCGATGAATTGGCATGCTAG